A genome region from Oryzias latipes chromosome 2, ASM223467v1 includes the following:
- the c1ql2 gene encoding complement C1q-like protein 2 yields the protein MLLLALTVAVPLLLLRSSESTAHYYEMMGTCRMVCDPYSTKPGGATAMEVIQNGAQPPMAQGTRGEPGRPGKPGPRGPPGEPGPPGPRGPPGERGGSKMSFPALSGASGAEAGDAEGMNSTGSAFRIAFYVGLKNPHEGYEVLKFDDVITNLGNHYDQSTGKFTCHVSGIYFFTYHVLMRGGDGTSMWADLCKNGQVRASAIAQDADQNYDYASNSAVLHLDSGDEVYVKLDGGKAHGGNNNKYSTFSGFILYPD from the exons ATGCTCCTGCTGGCTCTGACCGTGGCcgtgccgctgctgctgctgcgctcCTCCGAGAGCACCGCGCACTACTACGAGATGATGGGCACCTGTCGGATGGTGTGCGACCCCTACAGCACCAAACCGGGGGGCGCCACCGCCATGGAGGTGATCCAAAACGGCGCGCAGCCCCCGATGGCGCAGGGGACCCGCGGGGAGCCGGGCAGACCCGGCAAACCCGGACCCCGCGGTCCACCTGGGGAACCCGGACCCCCAGGTCCGAGGGGGCCACCGGGAGAGCGCGGGGGGAGTAAGATGTCCTTCCCGGCTCTGAGCGGAGCCTCGGGGGCTGAAGCCGGGGACGCGGAGGGGATGAACTCCACGGGGAGCGCGTTCAGGATCGCCTTTTACGTGGGTCTGAAGAACCCGCACGAGGGCTACGAGGTGCTGAAGTTTGACGACGTGATCACAAACTTGGGGAACCACTACGACCAAAGCACCGGAAAGTTCACGTGCCACGTGTCAGGGATCTATTTCTTCACCTATCACGTACTGATGCGCGGAGGAGACGGCACCAGCATGTGGGCGGACCTGTGCAAGAACGGACAG GTTCGTGCCAGTGCCATCGCTCAGGATGCAGACCAGAACTACGACTATGCCAGCAACAGTGCAGTCCTGCACTTGGACTCTGGAGATGAAGTGTATGTGAAGCTGGATGGTGGCAAAGCCCACGGAGGGAACAACAACAAGTATAGCACCTTCTCTGGCTTTATCTTGTACCCTGACTGA
- the en1 gene encoding homeobox protein engrailed-1 isoform X1, with amino-acid sequence MEERKEPGSGRDSTEDESSMSLSPNLPSPAVILPHQAAQQQHRTTNFFIDNILRPDFGCRKEPGYRSQTAGRENVNPLGARPHAGSLCLDSNCSSDSASSSPASSSSSSPSSKQSSAKQGEAAGGGTGRYADSPSSIVVVSGGNGASPPITKESQPLLWPAWVYCTRYSDRPSSVSTPGPRTRKLKKKKNSKEDKRPRTAFTAEQLQRLKTEFQANRYITEQRRQSLAQELNLNESQIKIWFQNKRAKIKKASGYKNGLALQLMAQGLYNHSTTTVQEEKDESE; translated from the exons ATGGAAGAGCGCAAGGAGCCCGGCAGCGGCCGGGATTCCACCGAGGACGAGAGCAGCATGTCGCTGTCGCCGAACCTCCCCTCCCCTGCCGTGATTCTACCCCACCAGGCGgcccagcagcagcacagaaCCACGAACTTTTTCATAGACAACATCCTCCGGCCGGACTTCGGCTGCAGGAAGGAGCCGGGCTACCGGAGCCAGACGGCGGGCAGAGAGAACGTCAACCCGCTGGGGGCGAGGCCGCACGCCGGCAGCCTCTGCCTGGACTCGAACTGCAGCAGCGACAGCGCCTCGTCGTCGCCCGCCTCGTCGTCGTCCTCGTCGCCGTCGTCCAAGCAGAGCTCGGCGAAGCAGGGCGAGGCGGCGGGCGGCGGGACGGGCAGATACGCGGACAGCCCGTCTTCTATTGTGGTTGTGAGCGGCGGCAACGGAGCGTCTCCGCCGATAACGAAGGAGAGCCAGCCGCTGCTATGGCCCGCCTGGGTTTACTGCACCCGGTACTCGGACCGGCCGTCATCTG TTTCCACACCAGGGCCGAGGACACGGaaactgaaaaagaagaagaacagcAAGGAGGACAAGCGGCCGCGGACGGCGTTCACggccgagcagctgcagagaCTGAAAACCGAGTTTCAGGCCAACCGGTACATAACGGAGCAGCGGAGACAGTCTCTGGCGCAGGAACTCAACCTGAACGAGTCCCAAATTAAAATCTGGTTCCAGAATAAGCGGGCCAAGATCAAAAAGGCCAGCGGCTACAAGAACGGGCTGGCCCTGCAGCTCATGGCTCAAGGACTTTACAACCATTCAACCACCACCGTGCAGGAGGAGAAGGACGAGAGCGAGTGa
- the en1 gene encoding homeobox protein engrailed-1 isoform X2: MEERKEPGSGRDSTEDESSMSLSPNLPSPAVILPHQAAQQQHRTTNFFIDNILRPDFGCRKEPGYRSQTAGRENVNPLGARPHAGSLCLDSNCSSDSASSSPASSSSSSPSSKQSSAKQGEAAGGGTGRYADSPSSIVVVSGGNGASPPITKESQPLLWPAWVYCTRYSDRPSSGPRTRKLKKKKNSKEDKRPRTAFTAEQLQRLKTEFQANRYITEQRRQSLAQELNLNESQIKIWFQNKRAKIKKASGYKNGLALQLMAQGLYNHSTTTVQEEKDESE, translated from the exons ATGGAAGAGCGCAAGGAGCCCGGCAGCGGCCGGGATTCCACCGAGGACGAGAGCAGCATGTCGCTGTCGCCGAACCTCCCCTCCCCTGCCGTGATTCTACCCCACCAGGCGgcccagcagcagcacagaaCCACGAACTTTTTCATAGACAACATCCTCCGGCCGGACTTCGGCTGCAGGAAGGAGCCGGGCTACCGGAGCCAGACGGCGGGCAGAGAGAACGTCAACCCGCTGGGGGCGAGGCCGCACGCCGGCAGCCTCTGCCTGGACTCGAACTGCAGCAGCGACAGCGCCTCGTCGTCGCCCGCCTCGTCGTCGTCCTCGTCGCCGTCGTCCAAGCAGAGCTCGGCGAAGCAGGGCGAGGCGGCGGGCGGCGGGACGGGCAGATACGCGGACAGCCCGTCTTCTATTGTGGTTGTGAGCGGCGGCAACGGAGCGTCTCCGCCGATAACGAAGGAGAGCCAGCCGCTGCTATGGCCCGCCTGGGTTTACTGCACCCGGTACTCGGACCGGCCGTCATCTG GGCCGAGGACACGGaaactgaaaaagaagaagaacagcAAGGAGGACAAGCGGCCGCGGACGGCGTTCACggccgagcagctgcagagaCTGAAAACCGAGTTTCAGGCCAACCGGTACATAACGGAGCAGCGGAGACAGTCTCTGGCGCAGGAACTCAACCTGAACGAGTCCCAAATTAAAATCTGGTTCCAGAATAAGCGGGCCAAGATCAAAAAGGCCAGCGGCTACAAGAACGGGCTGGCCCTGCAGCTCATGGCTCAAGGACTTTACAACCATTCAACCACCACCGTGCAGGAGGAGAAGGACGAGAGCGAGTGa